The following proteins are co-located in the Planococcus plakortidis genome:
- a CDS encoding YeiH family protein, with translation MRKNTKNQRMVRLLPGLAICLLVIWAGIYGADLFGMALGAMGLLPEGGKSPVSGIFVAILIGILIRNTVGLPELFISGVGFAVKYALRLGIILLGLRLSLTEALTLGAWGMPLIIACITVGIGVTLFFTKLLGQSNRLGALIANGTGICGVTAIMATAPVIRAKENEISYAIANITVFGLIGMLFYPYLAHFFFAEEPIKAGLFLGTAIHDTAQVTGAALMYEQMYGSTLALDVATITKLTRNLFIIAVIPLIAYLFFRSEGQEGGTMPKWYKLFPFFILGFLLLSLLRTIGDATLASGGRAFGVFGATGWEEFYSFWSSFGSTYMLGLAMAGVGLSTNLKIFRGMGMKPFYIGLIAAISVGAVSLLLISLFGDLVQLAI, from the coding sequence GTGCGGAAAAACACGAAAAATCAGCGAATGGTCAGGCTGCTTCCGGGCCTGGCCATTTGTTTATTGGTTATATGGGCCGGTATTTACGGCGCAGATTTGTTCGGTATGGCACTCGGGGCGATGGGGCTGTTGCCGGAGGGTGGCAAAAGCCCGGTATCGGGAATTTTTGTGGCGATCCTGATCGGGATCCTCATCCGCAATACGGTTGGCTTGCCGGAGCTATTCATCAGTGGCGTCGGTTTTGCGGTCAAATACGCATTGCGTCTCGGCATCATCCTGCTCGGTTTGCGCTTGAGCTTGACGGAAGCATTGACGCTTGGGGCATGGGGCATGCCGCTCATTATCGCTTGTATCACGGTGGGCATCGGGGTCACCTTGTTTTTCACGAAACTCTTGGGCCAATCCAATCGGCTTGGCGCATTGATCGCCAATGGGACAGGGATATGCGGCGTGACGGCCATCATGGCGACGGCGCCGGTGATTCGCGCAAAGGAAAATGAAATTTCGTATGCGATCGCCAATATCACGGTTTTCGGGCTGATCGGCATGTTGTTTTATCCATATCTTGCCCACTTCTTTTTTGCGGAAGAGCCGATCAAGGCAGGGCTATTTCTCGGCACCGCCATACATGACACGGCGCAAGTGACTGGCGCTGCCTTGATGTATGAACAAATGTACGGCTCGACGCTTGCGCTCGATGTGGCGACCATCACGAAATTGACGCGCAACCTGTTCATTATTGCGGTGATTCCGCTGATCGCGTATTTGTTTTTCCGGAGCGAAGGGCAAGAAGGCGGCACCATGCCGAAATGGTATAAATTGTTTCCTTTCTTCATTTTAGGGTTTCTTTTGTTATCGCTTCTCCGGACGATCGGGGATGCGACACTCGCTTCAGGCGGCCGGGCATTCGGCGTGTTCGGTGCCACGGGCTGGGAAGAGTTCTACAGCTTTTGGAGTTCGTTCGGCTCAACCTATATGCTGGGCCTTGCGATGGCAGGAGTGGGGTTATCAACCAATTTGAAAATATTCCGCGGAATGGGAATGAAGCCGTTCTATATCGGCTTGATTGCAGCCATTTCGGTGGGGGCAGTCAGTCTATTGCTCATCTCGCTGTTCGGCGATTTGGTGCAGCTGGCTATCTAA
- a CDS encoding aminotransferase class I/II-fold pyridoxal phosphate-dependent enzyme, translating to MPFPVPVKETGDRIFLSAPHMTGNEQKYISEAFESNWIAPMGANVNQFEAEMAAYATTQAAAALSSGTAAIHLALQLLGVGKGDRVFCSSLTFVASANPILYAGAEPVFIDSEEETWNMSPWALQKAFAAAEQEGKLPKAVIVVHIYGQSARMDELIALCDHYGVPIIEDAAESLGSTYKGKKTGSLGAYGIYSFNGNKIITTSGGGMLVSNDRKGVAQARFLASQAKDDAPFYEHSRVGYNYRMSNVLAGIGRAQLEAIELRVSARRAVFSRYFTALGKHEAVKFQPELEGTRSNRWLTVMLLDPARTDRSPDHIREWLDSENIESRRVWKPLHMQPLFAGCKFYSHNPHGKTAVSEKLFAEGLCLPSGSDLKPEQQQRIIALLEEILS from the coding sequence ATGCCATTTCCGGTTCCGGTTAAAGAAACAGGCGATAGGATTTTTCTTTCTGCCCCGCACATGACAGGGAATGAGCAGAAGTATATCAGTGAAGCGTTCGAGTCCAATTGGATTGCGCCGATGGGGGCGAATGTCAACCAGTTCGAGGCGGAAATGGCGGCCTATGCCACGACACAGGCCGCGGCCGCGTTATCTTCAGGGACAGCCGCAATCCATCTGGCCTTGCAATTATTGGGGGTCGGAAAGGGAGACCGTGTATTCTGTTCAAGTTTGACGTTTGTGGCAAGTGCGAATCCGATTCTTTACGCCGGTGCGGAACCTGTCTTTATCGATTCGGAAGAAGAAACGTGGAATATGTCTCCCTGGGCGCTGCAAAAAGCATTCGCAGCCGCCGAACAAGAGGGCAAACTTCCTAAAGCGGTGATTGTCGTACATATTTATGGACAAAGCGCCCGCATGGATGAACTCATTGCCCTTTGCGATCATTACGGGGTGCCGATCATCGAGGATGCAGCGGAATCCCTCGGTTCTACGTATAAAGGGAAGAAAACGGGAAGTCTTGGGGCTTACGGCATTTATTCGTTCAATGGCAATAAAATCATCACGACTTCCGGGGGCGGCATGCTGGTATCGAATGACCGCAAAGGAGTGGCGCAAGCAAGATTTCTCGCCTCCCAGGCGAAAGATGACGCGCCGTTCTATGAACATAGCCGTGTCGGCTATAATTACCGCATGAGCAATGTGCTAGCCGGCATCGGGCGTGCGCAGCTCGAAGCGATCGAACTGCGCGTGTCGGCGCGCCGGGCGGTCTTCAGCCGCTATTTTACAGCTCTTGGCAAGCATGAAGCGGTGAAGTTCCAGCCAGAACTTGAAGGCACCCGCTCGAACCGCTGGCTGACGGTCATGCTGCTCGACCCGGCTCGTACCGATCGGTCGCCTGACCATATCCGGGAATGGCTGGATTCGGAAAATATCGAATCGCGCAGAGTCTGGAAACCGCTTCATATGCAACCCCTGTTTGCCGGATGCAAATTCTATTCCCATAATCCGCATGGCAAGACGGCTGTCAGCGAAAAATTATTCGCCGAAGGGCTTTGCCTGCCTTCTGGATCCGACTTGAAGCCGGAGCAGCAGCAGCGCATCATTGCGCTGCTCGAAGAAATCCTGTCCTAA
- a CDS encoding polysaccharide biosynthesis protein codes for MTITKRYTSLFIIDSLIILSATYLCYLFLLPFDNIMSNQLLLFMTVTLFIAHHSFAWHYGLYRKVWAYASVHELKSIVKAVTLTMFVATVMQYIQTGGVFVRILALTWMFLILFLGASRFSLRLYHEREPRKGEGQLSRTIVVGAGEAGRMIVRQMKQNPQWGRKPILFIDDDRTKWGLEIFGLGVAGPISEIPRLAAENEIDQIVIAIPSLSKKEMAEVTKLCIETGLKVQTIPRIEDLMVGKVKVSDIRDVKIEDLLGREEVRLDMEALTEKIEGKCIMVTGAGGSIGSEICRQISVFKPARLLLLGHGENSIYTIDRELRAKIPKEIDIVPIIADIQDRERIFRMVGKFKPDIIYHAAAHKHVPLMEANPLEAVKNNIFGTKNVAEAADRHGVGNFVMISTDKAVNPPNIMGASKRFAEMIVQNLAVSSNTTFAAVRFGNVLGSRGSVVPLFREQIAKGGPVTITDPKMTRYFMTIPEASRLVIQAGMLASGGEVFVLDMGEPVKIVDLARNMIRLSGFEEDEIQIKYTGMRPGEKLYEELLDPSEIQSEKVFPKIHIGKATPISQVEISRILKKLPEMEEQEIRETLLKLANRPKEGKVKEMAWKEELKIEGGLA; via the coding sequence ATGACAATTACCAAACGCTATACATCATTGTTCATCATCGACTCGCTGATCATCCTCTCAGCAACGTATCTCTGTTATTTGTTCTTGCTGCCATTCGACAACATCATGTCGAACCAGTTGTTGCTGTTTATGACCGTCACATTGTTCATCGCCCACCATTCCTTTGCCTGGCATTATGGCCTCTACCGTAAAGTGTGGGCGTATGCTTCGGTCCATGAGTTGAAATCGATCGTCAAGGCGGTCACTTTGACGATGTTCGTGGCGACGGTCATGCAGTACATCCAGACCGGTGGGGTATTTGTCCGGATCCTTGCGCTGACGTGGATGTTCCTCATCCTGTTCCTTGGGGCCTCGCGTTTTTCATTGCGCCTCTACCATGAACGCGAACCGCGGAAAGGCGAAGGGCAATTGAGCCGCACAATCGTGGTCGGTGCGGGTGAAGCCGGGCGAATGATCGTCCGCCAGATGAAGCAGAATCCGCAATGGGGAAGAAAGCCGATTCTGTTCATCGATGATGACCGGACAAAATGGGGCTTGGAAATCTTCGGTTTAGGGGTGGCTGGGCCGATTTCGGAAATCCCCCGTTTGGCTGCTGAGAACGAGATCGACCAAATCGTCATCGCCATTCCATCGCTGTCGAAAAAGGAAATGGCGGAAGTGACGAAACTATGCATCGAGACAGGGCTGAAAGTCCAGACAATCCCTCGAATTGAAGATCTGATGGTCGGCAAAGTCAAAGTCAGCGATATCCGGGATGTGAAAATCGAGGATCTTCTCGGTCGCGAGGAAGTTCGCCTGGACATGGAAGCATTGACTGAAAAAATCGAAGGCAAATGCATCATGGTCACTGGCGCAGGTGGATCGATCGGCTCCGAGATTTGCCGCCAGATCAGTGTTTTCAAGCCGGCACGCCTTCTTTTGCTGGGACATGGCGAAAACTCGATTTACACCATCGACCGTGAACTGCGCGCAAAAATCCCGAAAGAAATCGATATCGTCCCGATCATCGCGGATATCCAGGACCGCGAACGGATTTTCAGGATGGTCGGCAAATTCAAGCCCGATATCATTTACCACGCCGCAGCGCATAAACATGTGCCATTGATGGAAGCAAATCCGCTTGAAGCGGTGAAAAACAATATTTTCGGAACGAAAAATGTGGCGGAAGCGGCAGATCGGCACGGCGTCGGCAATTTCGTCATGATATCCACCGATAAAGCCGTCAATCCACCGAATATCATGGGGGCGTCCAAGCGATTCGCGGAAATGATCGTCCAGAATCTGGCGGTTTCTTCCAATACGACATTCGCTGCCGTGCGTTTCGGCAATGTCCTCGGTTCGAGAGGGAGCGTCGTGCCGCTGTTCCGTGAACAAATCGCAAAAGGCGGACCGGTGACGATCACCGATCCGAAAATGACCCGCTATTTCATGACAATCCCGGAGGCTTCACGCTTGGTGATCCAGGCGGGCATGCTTGCATCCGGCGGTGAAGTGTTCGTGCTGGACATGGGGGAACCGGTGAAAATCGTCGACTTGGCGCGCAATATGATCCGGTTGTCGGGTTTTGAAGAGGACGAGATCCAAATCAAATATACCGGCATGCGGCCTGGTGAAAAGCTCTATGAAGAACTGCTGGATCCGAGTGAAATCCAGTCGGAGAAAGTATTCCCGAAAATCCATATCGGAAAAGCCACACCAATCAGCCAAGTGGAAATCAGCCGGATCCTGAAAAAGCTTCCTGAAATGGAAGAACAGGAAATTCGTGAGACTTTATTGAAACTCGCGAACCGCCCGAAAGAAGGCAAAGTAAAGGAAATGGCCTGGAAGGAAGAGTTGAAAATCGAAGGGGGATTGGCCTGA